In one window of Gossypium arboreum isolate Shixiya-1 chromosome 4, ASM2569848v2, whole genome shotgun sequence DNA:
- the LOC128291571 gene encoding uncharacterized protein LOC128291571 — protein sequence MKDTAARSEARAPTRTYAIRAREEATALDVIVGTLYLFDVTVYVLIDPRSTHSYIFTALVAKKMSSIESTDYDIKVPNPLGQSVIVNLVCHNCPLKVKGYEFPADLILLPFREFDTILGMDWLSLHDAMVNCK from the coding sequence ATGAAAGATACTGCTGCTCGGTCAGAGGCTAGAGCACCTACACGTACCTATGCCATTCGAGCTAGAGAGGAAGCTACTGCTCTAGATGTGATTGTTGGTACACTCTATCTCTTTGATGTTACTGTGTATGTATTGATTGACCCTAGGTCCACTCATTCTTACATTTTCACTGCATTAGTAGCGAAAAAGATGTCATCTATTGAATCTACTGATTATGATATTAAAGTTCCTAATCCATTAGGTCAAAGTGTAATAGTTAATTTAGTGTGTCATAATTGTCCACTGAAAGTGAAAGGTTATGAATTCCCTGCTGATTTGATATTGCTACCCTTTCGGGAATTTGATactattctgggaatggattggttatctttgcatgatgctatggtAAATTGCAAATAG